The proteins below come from a single Garra rufa chromosome 3, GarRuf1.0, whole genome shotgun sequence genomic window:
- the LOC141331790 gene encoding extracellular superoxide dismutase [Cu-Zn]-like, whose protein sequence is MEKIILKLALILLALHIQNAEFSDNPVLVIVEAPKPEVEEFNNTIYATCEVVPHPNLPPSQPQVFGQVLFMQIFPNGTLKVRINLRGLNVSDQQVHAIHIHQYGDLSQGCITVGPHYNPQAVLHPGHPGDLGNFASEHGVIRRFLKLPEAKLFGGQSIMGRSVVVHEKEDDLGMGSDEESKLSGNAGKRIAGCVIGITSPVLWENTGWLPEKEVEEVKETTR, encoded by the coding sequence ATGGAGAAAATCATCCTAAAACTCGCTCTAATATTGCTGGCGCTGCATATACAAAATGCAGAGTTCTCCGACAATCCTGTTCTTGTGATCGTCGAAGCGCCGAAGCCAGAAGTCGAGGAGTTTAACAACACAATCTACGCCACTTGTGAAGTAGTTCCCCACCCTAATTTACCCCCCAGCCAGCCTCAGGTCTTTGGGCAGGTGCTCTTCATGCAGATCTTTCCCAATGGAACTCTAAAAGTGAGAATCAACCTCCGCGGTTTGAATGTCAGCGATCAGCAAGTGCACGCCATCCACATCCATCAATATGGAGACCTCAGCCAAGGATGCATCACTGTCGGTCCTCATTACAATCCGCAGGCGGTTCTCCATCCCGGTCATCCCGGAGACCTGGGCAACTTTGCTTCCGAGCATGGAGTTATAAGGCGCTTCTTGAAGCTCCCGGAGGCCAAGCTATTCGGGGGTCAGTCCATTATGGGACGCTCGGTGGTGGTTCATGAGAAGGAGGACGATCTGGGAATGGGGTCAGATGAGGAGAGCAAACTCAGTGGGAATGCTGGGAAGAGAATCGCTGGCTGTGTGATTGGCATCACTTCTCCAGTTCTGTGGGAGAACACTGGATGGCTCCCTGAGAAAGAGGTGGAGGAGGTAAAAGAGACTACAAGATAA